In Athene noctua chromosome 11, bAthNoc1.hap1.1, whole genome shotgun sequence, the sequence TATATATGAAAGTGGAACTTTAAATGAGCAATTACTCTTGTGTTAACAGCCTACCTGACCATGTTAATAGTTATTCAAATATTGTTATCTCTTGTCTGCTTAAAAACAGCCGTGCAAAGGTCTCTTAGTTATTCTGTTGCAACTTCCTAACAGATCTTAGCCGCTTGCTTCCTACTCATTCGTTACTGGGTTAGGAGGCTGTACATCAAGTGGTAAGTGCTGCCAAACCAGCATGGTTCAAGCTGTTGTGTAGTTTAGTGTAAAGGAAATAGCTTAAAGTTAAGTCTTTGAAATGGAATCTGTAGTCAGTTTTATTGGTACATCTTAGAAAGATATAAAGACATTCTAGAAATGCCTGGGAGAATTGGAAGAATCAAAGTCttgcaaaaatatatttgtaacagTAGACTAAGTTCATTTGAGTtttcattaataaatatttacatgtaCAAACCCCCCATataaacttaatttccttttatcaTAAACATGAAGTTATTTCATTCCAGCACTGTCAAAAGCCAGAAGCatttctgtataaaatatttagaaaaaagttCTCCTTCCACTTTTAAAATTGAGCTTTACCAAACCTCAGtgtgcaaaaaggaaaataaatgtacacCAGTACTGCCAGATGCAAAAAATGGAATCTGCCAGTACAAATTCATGCCAGGAGAAGAGCTGATTCCATGGTTCCAGGCCTTCTCTGAAGAGACATCAGTCATTGTCTGAGCCTGGAGGTGGCAAGAAGACGAGTGCATCGTTGTAGGTGTGGCCGTAGGGTCTCAGACGGTAAACGCCGTACATCATCACGTGCATGTGGTTCGGGGCCAGTCCGCTGAAGGTGATGGCCATATCGGAGCAGCAGCCATCCACCACCTGCTGAGGGTGCGTAGACATCGCCTCCTTAATGAGGGCACCGACCGATTTAGTGTTAAAGACGTCTTTTCCTTCCGAATCTTCCGCGTTTTCGGCAAACACTCCAGTATACTTCAGGCAGATTGCTAACTGTTTATCCTCAGCAAGTTTCCAAATCATACCTCCCTGCTCCGGACACTTGTCAGAGTCTTCAAGAACACGGGAGAACCGTCTTAGTGATTCAATGCTTAAGACGATTCCTCCCTCACCATCTACATACTCGAGGTCACCAGATTTCACAGTATGGCCTATATAAAAAGGCTGCGACGGGTcttttttcagtaagaaatacTTCAGATTTTCAATAATAGCAAATGTTGTTGGATATGCAAGGAAGAACCAGCTGAATTCATCTTTATAGCGTTCATACGTTACCTTGAAAGCTTTTCTCATCATCACCCACATATCATTTGTGTTGAGGGCTATAGATTCAAACACTTTGACGTTTTCAGAGCTGTAGAATTCCACCTTGTCGCAGTGCTTGCTCCATGTCTCTTTCACTGCAGCCCAGTGCCCCAGATCTTTGGGTTTCACAAGGATGATACAATAAACACGGATACTTTTACTAAGCTCCATGCGTTCACCTTCTGAAAGGTTTAAGACATCTTCTTTGTTGGGAGCCTGGATGTGATGATGCTCGTGGTGATGGGCTTTAGTCCCGTGGCCCACCTTAATGTGTCCGAGGAGTGTCACCAACATGCAGAAGGCTCCTCCAAGCACCACGCCTTTCACAAAGGAGCTGCTTTCAGAAATCATTTTTCCTAGAAAGGAGACGCACTGTAAGAACTTACAGGAATAAGTTTAAAACGGCAAATTCCGTACAGTTTTAATACGTTCTTCAACTGCTAAACCCGGCTGCAGTTCCCTTAACTCACACACCAGGACACCGCTGGTGAAAGAGCGGCAGCAAAACGAAAGTTCCCATTCGCGGCTCTCGTTACCGTTAACGGTACGACAGACCCCGCGGGTGGGTCTTGTACCCCGGACCTGCTCTACCGCCGTGCCCGCACGGCCCCCGTCCCGCCGCTGCTCCGCGCC encodes:
- the C1GALT1C1 gene encoding C1GALT1-specific chaperone 1 yields the protein MISESSSFVKGVVLGGAFCMLVTLLGHIKVGHGTKAHHHEHHHIQAPNKEDVLNLSEGERMELSKSIRVYCIILVKPKDLGHWAAVKETWSKHCDKVEFYSSENVKVFESIALNTNDMWVMMRKAFKVTYERYKDEFSWFFLAYPTTFAIIENLKYFLLKKDPSQPFYIGHTVKSGDLEYVDGEGGIVLSIESLRRFSRVLEDSDKCPEQGGMIWKLAEDKQLAICLKYTGVFAENAEDSEGKDVFNTKSVGALIKEAMSTHPQQVVDGCCSDMAITFSGLAPNHMHVMMYGVYRLRPYGHTYNDALVFLPPPGSDND